AGGCAGTGCGTCGGCGTTGCCTTCGCCCACCACCGGGCCGAAGACGCCGTCCCAGCCTTTCCAACGAACCCAAGTGCCGGAATTCGCGAAGTAGTTCGTCCAGCCTAGCGGCATCGAGCGGGCCGATGAATTGTCGGTCGGGCAAAGGTACGTCGGCGGTTGATTCGCTTGCGCGAGCAAGTTCGCATCGCTGTATTGGTTTTCTTTCTCACGGATCTGCCGACGCAACGCTTCTTGCTCGAAGTAAGGGAGCAATTGCACCTGCACAGAGAGATAAGCAGGATCCGTCGGGCCACTGGCAATTCGTGAAGTTTGTCCGGCCGGCAACAGCTTTTTGGCGCTCTCGTAGTTGAGCATAGCTAGGCCAAGCTGCTTCAGATTGTTCGTGCAACTCCTTCGCCGCGCCGCCTCACGCGCCGCCTGAACCGCCGGCAGCAGCAGTGCCACCAGCACGCCGATGATGGCGATTACCACCAGCAGCTCGACGAGCGTGAAGCCCCGTCGGCGATTGTCGCGCCGTTGCGACGCACGCGTTGGAGTGCGAAGAGAACAACTCATGGTGCCGAGCTCCTTCCGAGCGAGGCCAACAGCCAAGGCGAGGACGGGCGAAGCGCGGAGGTCTTCGAGGAAACCGTCGGCTGTCCAACCTGATAGTGTTCCTTAATCCGCTGCGGTTCGAGCGGATATCCGTAAAGAGCGATGTCGCTTAAGCGACCTTTGAACAGCCACGACGTGAGATATCGCGGCACGAACTCGGCGGCGCCGATCCGCGCCGGCCAGTCGAAGTCGGTGAGCGACACTTCTTGTTCGTGCTGCAGCACTTCTTCGCCGTTGACGTACAGCCGGCCGATGCCTCGCATGAAGCCAGGTTCAGAAACATCCGTCGGCGTAAACACGCCGACAACGTGCGACCACTCTTCGCGGTCGATCTTCTTGGGCGACTCCATGACGTTCCAGAGTTTGCCTCGCTTGCCGACGCCGGTCCAGAATTCCCACTGGTTGTTGTCGCCTGCGTAGAGCGTGATGCCGAAGCATTGCTGGTTCGGCGTGTACGATTCGAGCACCCAC
This sequence is a window from Lacipirellula parvula. Protein-coding genes within it:
- a CDS encoding DUF1559 domain-containing protein, which encodes MSCSLRTPTRASQRRDNRRRGFTLVELLVVIAIIGVLVALLLPAVQAAREAARRRSCTNNLKQLGLAMLNYESAKKLLPAGQTSRIASGPTDPAYLSVQVQLLPYFEQEALRRQIREKENQYSDANLLAQANQPPTYLCPTDNSSARSMPLGWTNYFANSGTWVRWKGWDGVFGPVVGEGNADALPAISLAQVADGTSNTAAFSEAVAGLAPDIASPGAGDPLGDCYEFGGLPSSRTLAGLRSAFLAKSSSTASIPWSGEWRYRGYPWGEGTMWRSWYNHIVPPNSTCWLPAGDFWELIAPASSRHTGVVNVAMCDGSVQTVADGIDVEVWTSQGTRDSGDGNGS